The following are encoded together in the Bacteroidales bacterium MB20-C3-3 genome:
- a CDS encoding DUF262 domain-containing protein, whose protein sequence is MKIELKEITVRELTNGYQDNEENGVVGFGGKLDIRPPYQREFIYKDKQRDAVINTITNDFPLNVMYWAVREDGGFEVIDGQQRTISICQFVEGDFAYNNRYFHNLQQDEKEQILNYKLMVYLCSGTDSEKLDWFETINIAGEKLTPQELKNAVYSGSWVSDAKRYFSKNGCAAYSLGSDYLTGSPIRQDYLETVIGWICGNASDDGIKNYMAKQQHEPNANELWLYFQNVINWVKVVFPKYRKEMKGVEWGILYNQFKEKKIDHIKLEEEITTLMQDEDVTSKKGIFEYVLTRKEKYLNIRAFSDNQKREAYERQKGICPVCTENYKIEQMEADHITPWHNGGKTITENCQLLCKEDNRRKSGK, encoded by the coding sequence ATGAAAATAGAGTTAAAAGAAATAACGGTTCGTGAGCTTACCAACGGTTATCAGGATAACGAAGAGAATGGAGTTGTCGGATTTGGTGGAAAATTAGATATACGCCCGCCTTACCAAAGAGAATTTATATACAAAGACAAGCAACGTGATGCTGTAATAAATACAATTACAAATGATTTCCCATTGAACGTAATGTATTGGGCTGTTCGAGAAGATGGCGGCTTTGAAGTAATTGACGGGCAACAACGCACCATTTCAATCTGTCAGTTTGTCGAGGGTGATTTTGCTTATAACAATCGCTATTTTCACAATCTACAACAAGATGAGAAAGAACAGATATTGAATTACAAACTGATGGTTTATTTGTGTTCAGGAACGGACAGCGAAAAATTAGATTGGTTTGAAACAATAAATATTGCAGGCGAAAAACTGACTCCCCAAGAATTGAAAAACGCAGTATATTCTGGCTCGTGGGTTTCTGACGCAAAACGCTATTTCAGCAAAAATGGCTGTGCAGCTTATAGCTTAGGAAGCGACTATCTAACAGGTTCACCAATACGTCAAGATTATCTGGAAACTGTAATCGGATGGATTTGTGGCAATGCTAGTGATGACGGTATAAAAAACTATATGGCAAAGCAACAGCACGAGCCAAATGCAAATGAATTATGGTTGTATTTTCAAAACGTTATAAACTGGGTAAAAGTTGTTTTTCCAAAATACCGTAAAGAGATGAAAGGAGTTGAATGGGGTATTTTATATAACCAGTTCAAGGAGAAAAAGATTGACCATATAAAGTTAGAGGAAGAAATCACTACACTAATGCAAGATGAGGACGTAACCAGCAAAAAAGGTATCTTTGAATATGTTTTAACTCGCAAAGAAAAGTACTTGAATATTAGAGCGTTTAGCGACAACCAAAAACGTGAGGCCTACGAACGGCAAAAAGGCATTTGTCCTGTTTGCACCGAAAACTATAAAATAGAACAGATGGAGGCAGACCACATCACTCCTTGGCACAACGGAGGCAAAACGATTACAGAGAATTGTCAATTACTCTGCAAAGAAGACAACAGAAGAAAATCCGGAAAGTAA
- a CDS encoding phosphopantetheine-binding protein, with amino-acid sequence MEELILKLKQQIIEALNLEEITPEDIDTDAPLFGEGLGLDSIDALELVILLEREYGIRMEDPKANKEVFRSVRTLAEFIEQNRKA; translated from the coding sequence ATGGAAGAACTCATTCTCAAACTAAAGCAGCAGATAATTGAAGCTCTCAATCTGGAGGAGATAACTCCTGAGGATATTGATACAGATGCTCCTCTTTTTGGTGAAGGACTTGGCTTAGACTCAATAGACGCTCTTGAACTGGTAATATTGCTGGAAAGAGAGTACGGAATAAGAATGGAAGACCCAAAAGCAAACAAGGAGGTTTTCAGATCAGTAAGAACACTGGCAGAATTTATTGAACAGAACAGGAAAGCTTAG